The following proteins come from a genomic window of Citrobacter europaeus:
- the recB gene encoding exodeoxyribonuclease V subunit beta, with protein MNDAAESLDPLRLPLTGERLIEASAGTGKTFTIAALYLRLLLGLGGAAAFPRPLTVEELLVVTFTEAATEELRGRIRSNIHELRIACLRETTDNPLYARLLDEIADKKQAAQWLLLAERQMDEAAVFTIHGFCQRMLSLNAFESGMLFEQQLIEDESLLRYQACADFWRRHCYPLPRDIAQVIFETWKGPQALLRDIDRYLQGEAPVIKAPPSDDETLASRHEQILARINQIKRQWRDCVDELDGLLEASGIDRRKFNRGNQGKWIEKISAWAQEETQSYQLPDALEKFSQRFLEERTKAGGITPQHPLFVAIDELLSEPLTLRDLVITRALAEIRTAVAEEKRRRGELGFDDMLSRLDAALRSESGDALATAIRTRFPVAMIDEFQDTDPQQYRIFRRIWQHQPDTALLLIGDPKQAIYAFRGADIFTYMKARSEVSAHYTLDTNWRSAPGMVNSVNTLFSQMDDAFMFREIPFSPVKSAEKNQALQFVLHGETQPAMSMWLMEGESCGVGDYQNYMAQVCATQIRDWLKAGHSGAAQLVSGKTSSPVRASDISVLVRSRQEAALVRDALTQLAIPSVYLSNRDSVFETLEAQELLWVLQAVMTPERENTLRSALATSMMGLNAQDLEALNNDENAWDAVVEEFDGYRQIWHKRGVMPMLRALMAARQIAENLLATAGGERRLTDILHISELLQEAGSQLESEHALVRWLSQHILEPDSNASSQQLRLESDKHLVKIVTIHKSKGLEYPLVWLPFITNFRVQDQAFYHDRSSFEAVLDLSDAEESVELAEAERLAEDLRLLYVALTRSVWHCSLGVAPLVRRRGDKKGDTDVHQSALGRLLQKGEPMDAAGLRGAIEALCSDDIACQTPAQSDGEPWQVTQAVSSELSAKILRRTPGDSWRVTSYSGLQQRGHGIAQDLIPRLDIDAAGVGEVIEESGLTPHQFPRGASPGTFLHSLFEDLDFTQPVDPHWVEEQLALGGYDAHWTPVLTEWLDAILQAPLNETGVSLSHLSAREKQVEMEFYLPISQPLMANQLDALIRQYDPLSAGCPALEFMQVRGMLKGFIDLVFRHQGRYYLLDYKSNWLGEDSSAYTQQAMASAMQAHRYDLQYQLYTLALHRYLRHRIADYDYERHFGGVIYLFLRGVDSENPQQGIYATRPDGELIALMDELFAGALLEEMS; from the coding sequence ATGAATGATGCCGCTGAGTCCCTTGATCCACTGCGCTTGCCCCTGACGGGCGAGCGCCTGATTGAAGCCTCTGCGGGCACCGGTAAAACCTTTACCATCGCCGCTCTGTATTTACGTTTACTGCTTGGACTGGGCGGCGCTGCCGCCTTTCCTCGTCCTCTGACCGTCGAAGAACTGCTGGTGGTCACCTTCACCGAGGCGGCCACCGAAGAGCTGCGCGGTCGAATTCGTAGCAACATTCATGAACTGCGAATTGCCTGCCTGCGTGAAACCACCGACAACCCGCTATACGCCCGTTTGTTAGATGAAATCGCCGATAAAAAACAGGCCGCTCAGTGGCTGTTACTGGCTGAAAGACAGATGGATGAAGCGGCAGTGTTTACCATCCACGGTTTTTGTCAGCGTATGCTCAGTCTCAACGCCTTTGAATCAGGCATGCTGTTCGAACAGCAACTGATAGAAGATGAATCGCTGCTGCGCTATCAGGCCTGTGCGGACTTCTGGCGTCGACACTGCTACCCGCTGCCCCGCGACATTGCGCAGGTGATTTTTGAAACGTGGAAAGGACCGCAGGCGCTGCTGAGGGATATCGATCGCTATCTGCAGGGGGAAGCGCCAGTTATCAAGGCTCCGCCGTCCGATGACGAAACGCTGGCCTCCCGGCACGAACAAATTCTCGCGCGCATTAATCAAATCAAGCGGCAGTGGCGTGATTGCGTTGATGAGCTGGACGGCCTGTTGGAAGCCTCCGGGATCGATCGGCGTAAATTTAATCGCGGTAACCAGGGGAAGTGGATCGAAAAGATCAGCGCGTGGGCGCAGGAAGAAACTCAAAGTTACCAGCTTCCTGACGCGCTGGAGAAATTCTCACAGCGTTTTCTGGAAGAGCGCACTAAAGCGGGCGGGATAACTCCTCAGCACCCGCTGTTTGTTGCTATTGATGAACTGCTTAGCGAACCGTTAACCCTGCGGGATCTGGTGATCACCCGGGCGCTGGCGGAGATCCGCACGGCGGTTGCCGAAGAGAAACGACGCCGCGGTGAGCTGGGTTTTGACGATATGCTCAGCCGTCTGGATGCGGCGTTGCGCAGTGAAAGCGGCGATGCGCTGGCGACGGCGATTCGTACCCGTTTTCCGGTCGCGATGATCGATGAATTTCAGGATACCGATCCGCAGCAGTACCGTATTTTTCGCCGGATCTGGCAGCATCAGCCGGATACTGCACTGCTGCTGATTGGCGATCCGAAACAGGCGATTTACGCGTTTCGCGGCGCGGATATCTTCACCTATATGAAGGCGCGCAGCGAAGTCAGCGCACACTATACGCTCGATACCAACTGGCGTTCGGCCCCTGGCATGGTCAATAGCGTGAATACGCTTTTCAGCCAGATGGACGACGCCTTTATGTTCCGCGAAATCCCCTTCAGCCCGGTAAAATCTGCAGAAAAAAACCAGGCGCTTCAGTTTGTTTTACACGGTGAAACGCAGCCCGCTATGAGTATGTGGCTGATGGAAGGGGAAAGCTGTGGCGTGGGCGACTATCAGAACTACATGGCCCAGGTGTGCGCCACGCAAATTCGCGACTGGCTTAAGGCCGGACATTCTGGTGCTGCGCAACTGGTCAGTGGTAAAACATCCAGTCCGGTACGCGCGTCGGACATCAGCGTATTGGTTCGTAGCCGCCAGGAAGCGGCGCTGGTCCGTGATGCGCTGACCCAACTGGCCATTCCCTCCGTCTACCTCTCTAACCGTGACAGCGTATTTGAAACGCTGGAGGCGCAGGAGTTGCTGTGGGTGCTGCAGGCGGTGATGACGCCGGAGCGTGAGAATACGCTGCGTAGCGCGCTGGCGACCTCGATGATGGGGCTGAATGCGCAGGATCTTGAAGCGTTAAATAACGACGAAAATGCCTGGGATGCGGTGGTCGAAGAGTTCGATGGCTATCGTCAGATCTGGCATAAACGCGGCGTGATGCCGATGCTGCGCGCGCTGATGGCAGCCCGCCAGATTGCGGAAAACCTGCTGGCGACGGCGGGGGGCGAACGCCGCCTGACAGACATTCTACACATCAGCGAACTGTTGCAGGAAGCGGGGTCACAACTGGAAAGTGAGCATGCGCTGGTGCGCTGGTTATCCCAGCATATTCTTGAACCCGACAGCAACGCGTCCAGCCAGCAGCTCAGGCTGGAAAGCGACAAGCATCTGGTCAAAATCGTCACCATCCATAAATCGAAAGGGCTGGAGTATCCGCTGGTTTGGCTGCCGTTTATCACCAATTTCCGTGTCCAGGATCAGGCTTTCTACCACGATCGCAGCTCTTTTGAAGCTGTGCTGGATCTCAGCGATGCCGAGGAGAGCGTTGAGCTGGCCGAAGCGGAACGCCTTGCGGAAGATCTGCGTTTGCTTTATGTCGCGTTAACCCGTTCGGTATGGCACTGCAGCCTTGGCGTTGCGCCGTTGGTGCGACGCCGGGGCGATAAAAAAGGGGATACCGATGTGCATCAGAGTGCCCTTGGCCGCCTGTTGCAAAAAGGCGAGCCGATGGATGCTGCGGGCCTGCGTGGCGCGATTGAAGCGCTATGTAGCGACGATATTGCCTGCCAGACGCCTGCGCAGTCTGACGGTGAACCCTGGCAGGTTACGCAGGCTGTTAGCAGCGAACTGAGTGCGAAAATACTGCGGCGTACGCCCGGCGATAGCTGGCGAGTGACCAGTTATTCCGGTCTGCAACAGCGGGGACATGGTATCGCGCAGGATCTGATCCCGCGACTCGATATCGATGCCGCAGGCGTCGGTGAGGTTATTGAAGAGTCAGGACTTACACCGCATCAGTTCCCGCGCGGCGCTTCGCCGGGTACGTTCTTGCATAGCCTGTTTGAAGATCTCGATTTTACGCAACCGGTGGATCCGCATTGGGTCGAAGAGCAACTAGCGTTGGGGGGTTATGACGCGCACTGGACGCCGGTTTTGACCGAATGGCTGGACGCCATTTTGCAAGCGCCTCTCAACGAGACGGGCGTGAGTTTGAGCCATCTTTCCGCGCGTGAAAAACAGGTGGAGATGGAGTTTTATCTGCCGATTTCGCAGCCGCTGATGGCCAACCAACTTGATGCGTTGATTCGTCAGTACGATCCGCTCTCGGCGGGGTGCCCTGCGCTGGAATTTATGCAGGTGCGTGGCATGCTGAAAGGGTTTATTGACCTGGTATTCCGCCACCAGGGGCGTTATTACCTGCTCGATTACAAATCGAACTGGCTGGGCGAAGACAGCTCAGCCTATACGCAGCAGGCGATGGCCTCTGCCATGCAGGCGCATCGCTACGACCTGCAGTATCAACTTTATACCCTGGCGCTGCATCGCTACTTGCGCCATCGCATTGCTGATTATGATTATGAACGCCATTTTGGCGGCGTTATTTATCTCTTCCTGCGTGGCGTTGACAGTGAGAATCCGCAGCAGGGAATTTACGCGACCCGACCTGACGGGGAGTTGATCGCCTTGATGGATGAGTTGTTTGCTGGTGCGCTGCTGGAGGAGATGTCATGA